Genomic DNA from Sandaracinaceae bacterium:
GATCGATGGAGTCGAGGATTCCGTCGGCGACGGCGACCTCGAGACAGGCGACCACCTCGTTCGCGGAGCCGAGGGCCGTGTGGTAGCGGCTGTGCCGGTTGCGGCCGCGCGAGTAGGCGCCCTCGGCGATGTTGAGCGGTACCGACTTGGCGGCGCGGCGGAGCTGCCGAGCGTGGTCGGCGTCCTCGCGCGCGATCGCGAGCCGGTAGGCGCGAACCTCGGTGACCATGGCGACGGCGTCGTCGTAGATGCGGAGCTTCATGGGAGCGTTTCCTCGTGCGCTCGCGTCCAGCGTCGCGTGAGTGCGGCGCTTCGTCGATCGCACCCCTCCGAGCAATCTCCGCGCGCAGGGCGCGTCAGGGACGAGGGCCCGCAGGGCCCGAAGCCGGCGTAGCCGGCGCCGCAGGCGTCCTTGACGCGCCCGAGCACGGAGATACCGTGGAGGGGGCATCGGCGAAGAACCTCCATACCAGACAACGGGAAGCCGAATTGCGTACGTAACGCGGCGTGTCCGCAGCCGCTTCCGTTCCCGCTCCCCCTACCGCTCCCGCTACCGCTACCGCTACCGCTACCGCGACCGCTACCGCTACCGCTACCGCGACCGCGACCGCTACCGCTACCGCTACCGCGACCGCGACCGCTTCCGCTTCCGCTACCGCTACCGCGACCGCGACCGCGACCGCGACCGCTAACCGCTGCCGCCTCCGGCACCGCTACCGCGACGCGCTACCGCGACCCGCTACCGCGGCCAGATAGCCATAACGAGAGTGGGTGAGCCCGTGGGGCGAGGCATCGGCGAGCGACTCGAGGCACGACCACGAGATTCACCCCACGCACTCCGACGAGGAGCAACGCAGGTCGCCCGGCGGGCCGACCCGCCGGCTCATGCACTCCGCGGAGGACATCTCGCCGACGACCCTCCCCTCGCAGGCCCCGCCCCGCTGGCGAACACACACCGCGTCAGCGACAGGTGACCCTGCAGCCGTCACCGACCGAGGCGTCGTCGGTCGGATAGTTCTGACAGCAGTCCCCCGAGCGCTCGCAGCAGGACGCGCTGTACACCGAGCCGCCGCAGCCAGACGGGGTCTCGAACGTCGAGATGCAGCTCCCCCAGCGCTCGTCGTCGCCGCAGGTCTGGCGTCCCCAGGCGTCGTCCGAGTCCTCGTTGCACCAGCGCCGAGAGCCGGGCTCGCAGCGCTGGCAGTCTACGTCCGCGCAGTCCACGTGGCCGTCGCAGTCGCCGTCGACGCCATCGCCGCACATGGTCTCGGCCAGCTCGCAGCCGCAGAGCCCGGGGCGCCGGCAGTCGCGATCGTCGCAGTCCGAGTCTCCGTCACAGTCGTTGTCGTCCGAGTCCGTGCAGCGGATCTCGAAGATGAACGGGAACTCCGGCGTGCACCCCGGGATGGGGAACGGCGACCGGCACGCGCTCGCCGACTCGCAGTCGCGGTCGAGGCAGTCCACCGCGCCGTCGCAGTCGTTGTCGATGGAGTCGTCGCAGCGCGCGTCGGCTTCGGCCACACAGGTCATCCGGCACGCCGCGAACGACGCGCAGGCCGGGTCGTCGCAGTCCACGCGGCCGTCACAGTCCTCGTCCACGCCGTCGTCGCAGACGGTCTCCTCCGCCTCGCAGGATCCCTCTCCGTCATTGCCGTCGCAGTCCTCGTCGACGCCGTTGCCGGGGATCTCGCGCGCGGGGAGCACCGCGCCTTCGCAGCTCCCGAACGCCTCGAACTCGCCGAAGGGCTCGCACGTCTGCACCCCGTCGCGACACGCGCCCACCCCGCGGCGCGTCACCGTGCCCGGCCAGCAGCCCTGCCGCTCGCCGACCGTGCACGGGCACGCGTCGTCGATGAGCCCGTCGCCGTCGCCGTCGATGCCGTCGTAACAGATCTCGCCCGACGTCATGGGCGCGTCCATCCGCGCGCGCCCGCCGTCCTCCACGAGCCCCACCACGCGGCGGCCGTTGCAGCCGACCGCGACGAGGCACGAAAGAGAGACGAGGACCAAGCGAAGGAGCACGGCCTGAGGGTAGCCGAGAGCGGCTTCGCTTGCCCTCCCGTCGCGGCCGGCGGTACGAGTACGGATGGCCGACGAAGCGGACGAGAAGAAGCGCGCGCCCAAGCCCCCGCCCGTGGAGCGCAGCGCGGTGACCCACCACGAGGTCAGCATCGGCGGGCAGGCCGTCGCCTACCGCGCGACCGCGGGCACGCTCTTTCTCCGAGGCGACGACGACGAGCCGACGGCCGAGGTCTTCTACGTGGCCTACGAGCGCGAGGACGCGGAGCCGTCGGATCGACCCATCACGTTCGCCTTCAACGGCGGCCCCGGCTCCTCCGCGGTGTGGCTGCAGCTCGGCGCGCTCGGCCCGCGGCGCGCCGACGTGCCCGACGCGGCGCCGAGCCCGCCCCCTCCGCATCACCTCGTCGACAACGCCGAGAGCATCCTCGACGTGACCGACCTCGTCTTCGTGGACCCCGTCGGCACGGGCTACAGCCGCCCGCTCGGGGAGACCAAGGGCGACGCCTTCCACGGCGTGAAGGAGGACGTCACGTCGGTCGGCGAGTTCGTGCGGCGCTACCTCAGCCGTCACGCCCGCTGGAACTCGCCCCGCTTCCTCGCCGGCGAGAGCTACGGCACCACCCGCGCGGCGTCGCTCGCGGCGCACCTCTCGCGCGAGGGCCTGATGGTCAACGGGCTGGTGCTCATCAGCCCGGCGCTGATGTTCCAGACCATCGTGTTCGAGACCGGCAACGACCTGCCGCACCTCCTCTACCTCCCGAGCTTCGCGGTCACGTCCGCCTTCCACGGGGCGCTCGAGGCGAAGCCGAAGGACCTCGGCCCCTTCCTCGCGGAGGTGGAGACCTTCGCGCTCGAGGAGTACGCGCCCGCGCTCCTCGCCGGGGCGTCGCTCCCGGACGAGCGTCGCCGCGCCATCGCGACCCGCCTCGCGGGGTGGACCGGGCTCTCCGAGGACGTCTGGCTGCGCTACGACCTGCGGGTCGATCTCGCGCGCTACTGCCGT
This window encodes:
- a CDS encoding four helix bundle protein — encoded protein: MKLRIYDDAVAMVTEVRAYRLAIAREDADHARQLRRAAKSVPLNIAEGAYSRGRNRHSRYHTALGSANEVVACLEVAVADGILDSIDPDVLDRLNKIIGTLVKLAGK